DNA from Denticeps clupeoides chromosome 7, fDenClu1.1, whole genome shotgun sequence:
tccttcaagactgttggagaagcatttcaggtgacgacctcttgaagctcatcgagagaatgccaagagtgtgtaaagcagaaatcagagcaaagaaactagaatataaaacatgttttcacttatttcacctttttttgttaagttcataactccacatgtgttcattcatagttttgatgccttcatggtcatgaaaataaagaaaacacattgaatgagaaggtgtgtccacacttttggcccgtactgtatatactTCAATTGTGCTATTAAGAATTCTTAGCTTACGGCACTTatttcacacaaatacacacacacacacacgtatatatatatagtgctaTAGTTTTAGGCAGGAGTTaaaaatactgtgtgtgtgtgtgtgtatagctgATGTGTAATTCTTTTTGACACTTTCAGTGATGTTTTATgatcaaagtttaaaaagggaggagcctgtaggcatgattgacatgCCCCATGTGCAATGATCACAATGGTACTATGAAAAGTGTAAACCCAGTGAAATCGCTTGGTGTCAAGTGTGGACCAGCTGCACATTTGGCTCATCTGCCACAGCTAATGATTCACTCACGCTGCCTCAGAGTGCTGGAGTATCTGACCTTATTAGCTGAGGGACAATGTTGATGCAAGTGACACAAATGACACCTCAGCCTCCTTAAAGCCGGTGGGACGTCTGCAACGTTCCCACTCGGAATTCCACTTCATCCTCAGCCTCCACTGATAGCTGGAGTTCTGACCACTGCTAACAACAACGGCTGCACCACGGTTCAAACCCAAAAAGATGGAGGGACACGCGCTTTTAGGAATTAGTTGAAAATGAGACTGAACTGTGTTTTTGAGCATGAAACGTTACACTTAATTCCACCAAGAAAGGTCTGTCCCTGAAATGTCCTGTAAAATGCACGTAAAACACGTTCACTAACGTCACAGCatatttatctttattatttacagaaataaacaggtgCTTAATTGCATGCTGGGAATTAATAACTAGACATtttaaagggggaggagccagcACGTTTTAaaggggggaggagcctgtaggatCCTCATACCTCTCCCTCCTCCCGTGTGTAGCGCAGCATCCGCCGCCTcccttttgtattttttggtaATGCAATTCTGCTTAATCCAGTCAAAATGTGGGGgggacaggaaacagaaacacgGCAGCGAAACGAGAGGATATAACCTGTCCTGTCTCGTTCTTTTCTAGTTTCCAATCTGTTAAAACCACATTTACGCTCGTTTTTACTCGTCAACAATATTGCGGGTGGACGTCAATGGACGTCACACCCTGACGCATTCTCTACTGTAGACAGCTTGCTGGGTAAAACAGCCTTTAATGTTTTCTACCTTCTCGCTGTGTGATTACCATGCGTACCGTGGTGAATATTTCGGCAGGGGTGGTGAAATGACCTGGTTCTGTGTAGAACGTTCCCTGCAGCCCTCCATGATGATGAATTGTGAGGGAACGATGAAGCCGCCTAGCGGTTCAGAACGGAACCCGGCCTCGCTTGTCGGTCTTCGCTGTCCCCGTCTCAGAGGTCGACGGGAGTGACTCAGAAGGCCAGAGAGACCGCCAGCAACACATCACGCTGACCTGTGACCTTCTGAATGAGAATCTGACCAGTCATCAGCAATACACTCAACCTTGACCGTGACCCCTGTCTGCGAAGTGTCAGTTACAGGTCTTCACCATGACCCCTGTCACAGAGGTGTCAACGGaggggctggtgtgtgtgtgtgtgtgagacacacgGACAGACAGATACAAACAGacaagacaaaaacacagacttcaggcacacacacacacacacacacacacagcacaactgCCCACTACAGTTCAACAGAAACTTTGTAACTGGCCACGTGACACTATCTGCCACACCGCTGGTCACGTGCTGTTCAGATTCATCAGCTCGGGATGGACAGGGACTTTCAGAGACTTTTTATTTGTGCCAAGGTGgtagcggcctagcgggtaacacactcgcctatgaaccagaagacccaggttcaaaccccacttactaccatcgtgtccctgagcaggacacttaaccctgagtgtctccagggggggactgtccctgtcactactaattgtaagtcgctctggataagggcgtctgttaaatgctgtaaatgtaaatgactgcagAAGACATGATGACACTGAAGATGAAACGGCCCGTCTGGACTGGAGTTGTTGTAACAACGGTGTTATTACACGGTTTAATATCTGTAATAATCACTGATCTAATAAAAATTCGTCCAACGTGAGAAATCCAATATCAGCCCAACCCTAATCAGCGGCCAAACTTCTCCTGCGCCAGATGGGGGTCCGCGCTGTCCCATACATTTACTGCATCTACCAATCAAGCCTAATGACATTAGGGACGTGAGAACGAATACACAAACGTTGGGTCACTGGCTGTCCACTTGGGAAAAGAAGCTGGACCAAGCCCCGAACAGGGGACGGGAGGGTATCTGCTTCCGCACGAGTCCCGATCCCTCTGCATTATTTCATGTACGACTTCACTCCTGAAGTAACAAGCGATTCGATCACATGACGCGTCTGATTGAACGCCGAGGAGCTCGGGCGCCTCGATCAGCCGTGAGAAGGTCAGTGGGCCGAGCAGCGCTGAACGTCCCCTGGAGAGTCCATGGACCCAAGTAAGAAATGCTGTGGTTGAACGGTGCCTCCTTTTACTACCTTGCTTGTGGTTTATAACCCAGCGTCTCCGATATAAAACCTGAAAGAATAACAGCAACGGCGTCGGTATGAGAGCCAGAATTCAGCGCACAAGTGAATCAGACGTGATTAGCGTGCAATTAGACGGCGAGGCAGAGGAGCGTGCTGCCGGAGAGCGGCCCTCGGGCAATTAGGTAGTAGTGCCGGGGGACGCGGAACTGGGAGGCAGGGGAGGACAAGTCAAAGGAACAGAGTCcagcagtgcattctgggatcaTCTGTAATTCATGAGCAGGGAAATCGCTTCTTCATGAACTAAAATGGACGCGTTCGCTTCTATTTCTGTTCCGGCCTTTAATGAGTCGCGTGCTATTAATGATCTACGAGTCGTTGATCATTTATGAATTCGTTTCAGGATTATggtaatgaatgaattattttatttgtgatttttgtaATGAATTGCTGCATATTTAACGAAGCCCAGAAAACTCTGGGTAAAAGGCGGCTTTAGGCCGGCGAGGATAGTGCGTGATGTTAAGATCCGAACACGAATAACCGGCGGACACACGAAGATCCCGCCCACCTCCTGAGACTGGATGTGCTGGAGCTACAAGCTGTAAAAGACGATCACGACATTCTCAAATGAGCTAAATTTCAATTACAAATATTGAGATATTGAAAGGTTTATTGATCTGGTATAAGCTAAACCAACCACTGACACAGATGGTGGCCAAAATATTACGGATGCCCGGCAGCCGCCCTGTTGGGACGAGACTCTCAGCTGATggttaataataaattcatgaaaatgtttgtCCATTTCAGATGGTATTGGGCAGCGAGGAGGTGGCCGTCCCGCGGGACACGGGCCTAATTTGGTTAAGTATCCATCTGCCACGAGACAATGAGCGGAATTCCTGCAGGAATTTCAGTGGGAAACACAGAAAGGGACATTTTTTGAAAAGGCTGAAGCAATTAATGGAGATCCACGGATGCTCTCTGCAGGTCTCTTCCTAACCAATCACGGACCTCACAGACCTCAACACCATAAAGCGTAGCCCATGTGTGGCTGGTGAAATGTTGGGAGTCGCAGAGCGCCCTCCTCAGGTCCACATGATGAAGGCTCCCCGGAGTGGGCACCGTGACGGGGGTGGCCCACGACTATATAACCTGCGTCGTGAGAGCGCGCTGGCCACAGGTCACCAGAGTCCGGCCGCGTCCAGGAACAGGAGAAGCTCAGCTCATCATCAGGTGAGTCCGGCCGCGTCCAGGAACAGGAGAAGCTCAGCTCGCCATCAGGTGAGTCCGGCCGCCCTGCGGTGTCGCCCGTGGGCGGGGGGAGCTGAAAGGTGACACATGTCCTCTCCGCAGCGCAGGACGCATCGCCGTGGCCATGAAGTCGGCGTGTCTGCTCTTCCTGGCGGCTCTGGCCGTGTGCGGCTTCACGGGGAACCACGGGCAGGAGGAGCCGGGGGTCCTGGGGCGCGCCGAGAGCCTCCTGCTGCGCTCCGTGCTGCGGAGGCTGGAGGAGAACCAGGAGGACCGCGCGTACGGTGCGTAACTTCTTCTACTTctaccgagagagagagagagtgagagagggggtAGGTAATAAACGCTCTGCGTCTCTCCACCAGATGCGCAGTTCCAGCCGGAGCGGCTGGAGAGGCGACAGCACCCCGGAAAGCGcgacgatgaggaggaagactACGACGAGCCGGCGGACGTGCAGAGGCGACAGCACCCGGGCAGACGCGACGACGACGACGTCGTGATCCTGCAGAGGCGACAGCACCCGGGCAAGCGGCAGCACCCCGGCAGGCGCGACGCGGAGGAGAGCCCGGGCGACGCGGCGGAGCCGGACAGGGGCCAGAGCCCCGAGGGACACCTGTGGGACTTACCGGCTCCGTGCGACACGCGGGGACCCGCGGGCTGCGGCGCCACCTCCCTGCTGCTCCGGCTGCTGGACGACGCGAGCGGGCCTCGCGTCGAGGAGAAGCGACAGCACCCCGGGAAGTGACAGATCAAATAgtaataaaatgagaaaatgacCGGGCCAAACTTGAGATGCGCTTTATTTTTGGTATGTCACATTCTGCCcaaattaaatgtttcattgaGGACGAACGCGTGTTCTGTTCAGCTGCTTTGAGTTTTTAGGTGTGCGGTTCTTCTGGAGAGATCCGTGCGTAATTACGCACCAGCGCAAGCGTTCCGATGCGCAAGAAAAACTCTTACAAAGCTGCCAAAAaaagtgtgtaaatgtgttttattcttaTCGTTCTGTTCTGAGGGCTGAACCTGGTGAGCCCGTCTATGAAATATACAACATGTTCCCCTGCAAACGAAACTGGCTTATTTCGCGCTTCTTTTCTCTGCGTCCTTCACCAACATCACCAAATAACACACTCTCCGCGGCTTCATATGCGCACAACTTCCTGGTGGGTCCGTGTCCGTGGTTATGCGCCTTTTGACCTTTTCTGCGTTCGCAGATCGATGCCCTGTCCGCCGTGGGAGCGCTCGATACGAGCGGGACGACGGGCCTGGACAAGGTCAAACGCCTTTGTAATATATCATCATATGGTCAGCCTTGTCATTCGATTACTCATGTAAGTACAAGGTGGAGTAGAAAGTTCaattacagtaaaataataaGTACAATTATTATTCACTAAATTCCCAACGTTTGTATACCCTTCCGATCATAATTCAGCCTTTATTATAGGCTAATTATACAACATTAGCAAATTTATACATGTACAAAATCAGAACATGGCCTAAGCAAATGAGTTTACAATTTTAATCTTTTAATCTTCCACTAGACTTTTTAAAaggttattaatataaaaaacattgaatCAAGATCAGACACTGAGGGCATATTTAGTTAACCGTAATATTCCATtcagatggagggatggaggaggaggtgacgTGGCTGCTTGCGttcaagaacaattaccagtaGAGTTCTGTAAGTGTGTTCAGGATATTTGGGGTAATGGGCGGGTAGCACGTCCTCTATTTATAGGTAGGCATGGTATAAATCCACCATTCTGCTGCAGACTGAAAGTAATCGTGCAGGTTTTCAGCTGGACCGTTGAAAAAAATCGTCCCCTTATTCTGTATCTGgggtctctttccaaaattcagctgtggtgcagaattacagccactttgatccagcgccacaatgaggtttcccaggacgcgccctttcaccgtctgtagctttaaatgctaatgaggaggagagaggcgggacgaggaggacagcggcctgtagaagttgagcgggcattcgtggaaattatgtcatcaacaccattcacctcAATGTTTGGTAAAGACAGGAAGTCGGTTCTgccggttcttcagagtctcgcatgatggaacaaaaaaaaaaaaaaaacatttgtgctcatttttacatccaatcacagagcaactgcaacgcCGCACACAAAATTCTCTCTGCGGAAAAAGCACgggaaacgggaggtaacctttccccttatgacgtcatatccagatccaaccgtctgagctgccactctctgaacggtgaagcagaacaaccaaaacactctttacacctatcgctatttctagccactgcaggaccatagacaggctagtggaactcatattaatgttcaatcatctcacaaagtcacattcaGGGAACCTAACCATAACCTATAAAATGAAGAACGAATTTTCCAGCTCACAGTTGTAACTGAGATATGAAAGGCATGGTGGATTCAACACATTTatcataaacacatttatttatggtATGATGAGTCTTTTTGTACAGACGAATGAAAGTTCCAAGTGTGTTAAGTTATCTTCAGCCAACTTCAAGGTCTACGTGATCCGAATGAAAGTACACAGTGGGCTGATCTAGCAGGCTTCCTTGAGGGCAATTATCCAGCCGGTCCTGTTGGGCTGATGAATGAGAGGCTGCAGCATTAATGATCTGTTTGGGCTGCATGTAATTATCATGTCATCACTGCTTACAACGTGGTCAACTCCATCAATCACCTCATTAAAGTGGACGCTGGCTGGTCTCGCGATTCAATTTGATAATCAAAGCCTCGATTACGATGCATCGTAATGCATCTACATTACTTCATACTGTGTCTTCAAATCTGATGAAAGACGAGAGTTACGGCCTCGCTCACTTGGACGTCAGAACCAGCCGTTCTCCTGGCGTTCGTGGGGTCGGATGAGCGGCGTCCACACGTCCTGATAGTGTCAAACTAGAAAATCAGCaggcaacgtcattatgattgACATTGATTATGTTTTGCACCACATCGATGCAGAATTATGATCGATTATGAGATTCCTGTAGAGCACACAATGTGGGACCAGAGCGTCTTCCTGTGTGGGACACGTTTTCCTGAACACGTCTGAGAGGACGGACACTGGAAGTTCCGCCTGGGAGGCGCACAACAGGAGGACGTGGGAGTTGGCGCCTGGCACTTGGAAGTGTCGCCAGGATGTGCTGCACtgcacaatgacacacacacacacacacacacacacacacacacacacacacacgggccaAACGCAGGCGAGCGCAGCTACTGGAATTGATATAAAAGCGGGACGCTGTGAGACGGCTGTGATCGGAAGAGACGCAGTCTAATCAGAGCCATCAGAAGACAGCAAGCCGAGCCCGGGACACACACGTCCCTGATCAATAATCAATACTGACCGGTAAAGCACATCAGCTGAACTATGGGCACTTTTCAGAACCCACGCTCACAATGCAGCAATCATATGTTCATATATTTGGTGAGGTTGAAGAGACGGGTGATATATCAGTGAAAGAATTTTatgaattgaagtgaagtgattgtcactgtgagacactgcagcacagcacacggtgacacggtgaaatgtgtccccttcaccctgactgagcagtgggcaccatgacaggcgcccaaggagcagagtgtggggacggtactgaGATCAAGGgggccgggattcaaacccgcaaccctccgattacgagtccacttgtTCCTCGCttccctacccgctaggcctcCCCTGCCCCTTACAAAGATTCCAATAATCATCCATTAGAAAACTGTACAGTGTACAGCACTGTTTATTTAGTTATTCCATATGTATATAGcgctgtcatttttttacttgacaCCTTTttgtatttagtatttttgtatatacaGTTTATTAGTACTATTTTCTACATTCATGTTTGCACTGAAgtagctgcttttaatctcatcgTAGATGCAtgtagtgacaataaaagccattccattctattctgttctattctattcaattctattctattctataccATTCAccattctattctattataTTCTATACCATTCaccattctattctattctgttctataCAATACCATTCTATTCTATACCATTCACCATTCAccattctattctgttctataCGATaccattctattctattctattctgttctgttctattttATACCATTCaccattctattctattcaattcaattcaattcaattctgttctgttctgttctattctattctattctattctattctattctattctattctattctattctataccATTCatcattctattctattctattctattctataccATTCatcattctattctattctattctattctattctattctactaaacttttttttcaccctcGTACCTTCATGGTTTGAGAGTGTAATATTTCACCATAACCTTCAGTAAAACAAATTTCTCCTAAGAAAACGCATTTGTCAAATGTGACTGCAGTGTGACAATCTCTGAAAATATCCCAAGATCTTTTTAGGGTGCCCCCCGCCCCGGTGAGTACACATTCTGTAAGTTCTGCCAGATGACTGATCGTGGAAGgaaacccagcagcagcagcagcagcagcagcagcagcagcagcagcagcagccattaAAAGAGACGCTGCAGGCAGAACCGTAAGAAAAGTGTCAGAACGGCGAGGAACAACCACCACTCGTCCCCGTCCTGCGTCAGGTGCGGTTATATATAGAGCCGGGTTGGGACAGCAAGATGGAGCGTGTGGTTCCGTGATCCCTTTTTAATGATGCCGCAGCGCGTCACGGGGCCCTACCTTTATATGAAGGATGGTGGCGCGTGACATCGGGCGGCCTGCAGTGACGTGGGAAGCCTTCTCAGATCCCAGAGGAAGCTTGACAGTGCAACGCTGGTGAATGGATCAAGGCTCCTGTCTTTCAATTAGCAGAGAGTGCGTCCTTAATTGTCCACTAATTACCCCTCAGATCTGTTAATGAAGTGACATGGGAGGTTAATTGAGGGTTTGGCGGCTGTTGCTCTGTAGGTTATAAAATAATCAACTGTTCACGTTTCAATATGAAGTTAAAAGATGGAATAAACTCCAGTCCTGACAGCGACTGAGAGGCTGGGAAGAAGTGACCTTTCAGCTGCTGGAGGAAGTGTTGGCAGGACGAGAGGGAAAAATGAAGCGTcaagtcgtgtgtgtgtgtgtgtgtgtgtgcgtttcccTGTTTTTGACTGAATCAGCACCAGTTTTTGAATACCAGGGAACTTTGTTTGTAAGGGTCGTCTTATCGCGGGTAAAATGAGGCAGAGACAACAAATGAGACGAAACAGAATCAGAcccaacatttttatttcaatttaaaacCAGAGGAGGAAAATGCGGGatttatggtggtagtagcctagtggtaacacactcgcctctgaaccagaagacccaggttcgaatcccacttactaccattgtgtccgtgagcaggacacttaacccttagttgctccagggg
Protein-coding regions in this window:
- the trh gene encoding pro-thyrotropin-releasing hormone, with the protein product MKSACLLFLAALAVCGFTGNHGQEEPGVLGRAESLLLRSVLRRLEENQEDRAYDAQFQPERLERRQHPGKRDDEEEDYDEPADVQRRQHPGRRDDDDVVILQRRQHPGKRQHPGRRDAEESPGDAAEPDRGQSPEGHLWDLPAPCDTRGPAGCGATSLLLRLLDDASGPRVEEKRQHPGK